The genomic segment GCTCCCTGATGCGCTGGTCGCCTGTGTCGGCGGCGGCTCCAACTCGATGGGCCTTTTCTATCCTTTTGTCAATGACGAAACGGTCGAAATGTACGGCGTTGAGGCAGCGGGCTTGGGAATTGACAGCCCTTACAATGCAGCAACAATCACCAGCGGTCGCCCCGGCATTCTCCACGGGCAGCTGATGGACGTGCTGCAGGACGAAAACGGGCAAATCCTCGAAGCGTTCAGTATTTCTGCAGGTCTTGACTATCCTGGCATTGGCCCTGAACACAGCTATTTCAACGCGATTGGTCGGGCAAAATACGTCGATATTACTGATGACGAAGCGGTCGAAGCTTTTCAACTCCTCAGCCGTCAAGAAGGCATTATCCCAGCACTCGAAAGCTCGCACGCCATTGCTTACGCCGTGAAATTGGCTAAGGAACTCGGCAAAGATAAGGCGATGATTGTCTGCCTGTCTGGTCGTGGGGACAAAGATGTCAATCAGATTAAAGAAAGATTAGAAACTGGCGAGACAAGTCTTGAACATTATGAAAAGATGTATAAAAAGGATATTGAGAAATGAAACTAGAACATTCAGCACTTATCGTTGTTGATTTGAATGCAGCGATACAAAAAATCGTAAGTCATCCGTACCCCTACTCATGGGTGGAAATCGAGGCAAATAATCGCGCTTTGATGAGCTACTTTTTGGCGGAAAATTGTCCTGTTTTTGTAACCAGTGTGCAACCAAAAATCTTGCCGAAAAGTTGGGGAAAAGCTTTCGGACGGCAGCTCATTACAGATATTGCAGGCGTAGAAGAAGTAATAAAATTTGGTCCATCAATTTTCACGCAGTCGGACGCAGGTTTAGCTGAAAAGTTGAAAGCACAAGGTATTACGAAAGTTTTCTTCTCAGGGATTTCTACAAGTAATGGCGTATTCAAATCAGCAAAAGATGCCGTCGCAGAGCAAGGATTTGACGTCGTTCTGGTGCGTGATGCAACGGCGGATAGAAATGCTTCTGGTTATGAAAAAATTATCAAAGATGAGTTTCCAAAGATTGGAGAAATCCAGACGACAGTGGAAATTTTGATGAAAAATGAACGATAAAAAATGGATGTTTCGTGCTCGGCGTTTTGGCTGGGGTTTGAGACCACAGACGATAGGGGGATGGATTTTCACTATCTTTTGGTTGATACTATTCGTTGTACCAGTGGAAATTGCTGCTTTTTTATTCAAATCACAACTAGGCATACTGTTAGGATTAATCTGGGCAATATTGGGGAGCATTTTACTCACAATTTTTGCTGTAATTTATTTGAGAAAACATTATCATAGTTGAGAAAAGTTATAAAAATATTGCAAAACGGGCGGACATGATGAAAGAACGAATTTATGGACAAGTTGAGATAGACGGAGATGTATTGTCTTATAAAATCACGGGTCAGGGCGTGCCACTCCTTTGTATTGCAGGCGGTGGTGGTGAGGGAGACAGCTTTCTTCCACTCGCAGACCAGCTGGCGGAGCATTTCAGGGTGATTAGCTATGACCGACGTGCCAACGGTCGCTCTACGGCACATTCTCCCGAATATTTTGACTTGGCACAACAGGCGCGAGATGCTAAAGCCGTGCTTCATGCCGCTGGCGAAAGTTCCGCTTATCTGCTAGGCAATAGCAGTGGTGCAGTGATTGCGCTGAAAATGTTGCAAGATTTTCCAGATACGGTCAGGAAGGCGCTTTTTCACGAGCCACCTTTGACTCACTTGGCGGAAAATTCTGAAAAATGGCAGACTTTCATGAGTGATTGCTATCAGTTGGCACTGGATAAAGGGGCTTCTAAGGCAGCAACAAAATTTGGCATGGGAATCGTGGGGCGTTTTACGCTTGAGCCGCTTTTAGCCGATTTTTATTTGAAACGTTATCTGAGTGCCGAAGCTAAAAAGGAAAGTTTGCCAAAGATTTACGCTGCACTTGCTGATAAAATTTTTATTGAGCAGGAGCTGTTATCCGTAACGAATTTCTTACCTGACTTTGCTGTATTGGAGAAATCAAAGGAAAAAATGATTTTCGCGGCAGGCGAGTGGACTTTAGATAAAAAAGTCTGGTTAGCAGAACCTGCCAAAGCTTGTAGTGAAAGGCTAGATTGTGATTTTGTTCGCTTGGCTGGTGGACATCTTGGGTTTATCAATCATGCGAAAGATTGGCGCAAGATTTTAGAAAATAAGTTTTCTGAGCAAGAAAATATTGAGGAAAACAAAGAT from the Lactococcus allomyrinae genome contains:
- a CDS encoding cysteine hydrolase family protein, which translates into the protein MKLEHSALIVVDLNAAIQKIVSHPYPYSWVEIEANNRALMSYFLAENCPVFVTSVQPKILPKSWGKAFGRQLITDIAGVEEVIKFGPSIFTQSDAGLAEKLKAQGITKVFFSGISTSNGVFKSAKDAVAEQGFDVVLVRDATADRNASGYEKIIKDEFPKIGEIQTTVEILMKNER
- a CDS encoding alpha/beta hydrolase → MMKERIYGQVEIDGDVLSYKITGQGVPLLCIAGGGGEGDSFLPLADQLAEHFRVISYDRRANGRSTAHSPEYFDLAQQARDAKAVLHAAGESSAYLLGNSSGAVIALKMLQDFPDTVRKALFHEPPLTHLAENSEKWQTFMSDCYQLALDKGASKAATKFGMGIVGRFTLEPLLADFYLKRYLSAEAKKESLPKIYAALADKIFIEQELLSVTNFLPDFAVLEKSKEKMIFAAGEWTLDKKVWLAEPAKACSERLDCDFVRLAGGHLGFINHAKDWRKILENKFSEQENIEENKDEYQKSGGISRD